In one Fusarium keratoplasticum isolate Fu6.1 chromosome 5, whole genome shotgun sequence genomic region, the following are encoded:
- a CDS encoding TauD domain-containing protein: MSPPAAEIDVQTTAPAVQPVTKTIVGTKSSSASRLDGPLTYSGSLDSEEQFDVTAVIGREFPKLQLSEILKDDTKLRDLAVLISQRGVVFFRNQEINIEDQKYLGQRLGELTGKPETSKLHRHALSNSKRGIAVDENGKLDDEVSVISSEQNRKFYKDRFSSLSRSLAGEGWHADITFENIPSDYAILKIIQPPEDVGGDTLWASGYELYDRLSPPIQKLAESLTATHHQPNFVRVKNEFGQELIDDNRGSPENTGLDFKAEHPVIRTNPVTGWKSLFAAGHQLTAGHINGVTETESEILKNYFRQLITENHDLQVRFRWGKNDLAIWDNRSVFHTATNDYIGKRQGNRVVSLGERPYFDPASKSRREALGVAQ; this comes from the exons ATGTCTCCTCCCGCTGCCGAAATCGATGTTCAAACAACTGCCCCGGCAGTCCAGCCGGTCACCAAGACCATTGTTGGCaccaagagcagcagcgcctcgCGTCTGGACGGTCCTCTCACCTACTCCGGCAGCCTCGACTCCGAGGAGCAGTTTGATGTCACTGCCGTAATCGGCCGAGAATTCCCCAAGCTGCAGCTTAGTGAGATTCTCAAGGATGACACCAAGCTCAGAGACCTGGCGGTGCTTA TTTCTCAGCGAGGTGTCGTTTTCTTCCGCAACCAGGAAATCAACATTGAAGATCAGAAGTATCTTGGTCAGAGACTCGGCGAACTGACAGGAAAGCCTGAGACTTCCAAG CTCCACCGACATGCTCTCTCCAACAGCAAGCGTGGTATCGCCGTCGACGAAAATGgcaagctcgacgacgaggtttCGGTTATCTCATCTGAACAGAACCGAAAGTTCTACAAGGAtcgcttctcttccttgtcgaggagccTGGCTGGAGAAGGCTGGCATGCAGA CATCACGTTCGAGAACATTCCCTCCGACTACGCTATCCTGAAGATTATCCAGCCCCCCGAGGACGTTGGGGGCGATACTCTGTGGGCCAGTGGCTACGAGCTGTACGACCGTCTGTCGCCGCCCATTcagaagctggccgagagCCTCACAGCGACGCATCATCAGCCCAACTTTGTGCGTGTCAAGAATGAATTCGGCCAGGAATTGATCGATGACAACCGTGGCTCTCCTGAGAACACGGGCCTTGACTTTAAGGCTGAACA TCCCGTGATCCGGACGAACCCTGTTACGGGATGGAAGAGCTTGTTTGCTGCTGGCCACCAGCTTACAGCTGGGCATATCAATGGCGTGACCGAGACGGAGAGTGAGATTCTCAAGAACTACT TCCGTCAACTCATCACGGAGAACCACGACCTCCAAGTTCGATTCCGCTGGGGCAAGAATGATCTGGCCATCTGGGACAA CCGTTCTGTGTTTCACACTGCTACTAA TGACTACATCGGGAAGCGCCAAGGAAACCGTGTCGTGTCACTTGGAGAGAGGCCGTACTTTGACCCAGCTTCAAAGTCGCGAAGGGAGGCACTCGGGGTTGCCCAGTGA
- a CDS encoding Cellular nucleic acid-binding protein, translated as MDYQQPRGACYSCGSTGHQARDCPTKGPAKCYNCGGEGHMSRDCSEPMKDNKSCYKCGQPGHISRDCPMSGGSGQATECYKCGELGHIARNCTKASFGNSYGGSGGFGGGAGKTCYSCGGYGHMSRECVNGMKCYNCGESGHYSRDCPKESAGGEKICYKCQQAGHVQAQCPNN; from the exons ATGGATTACCAGCAGCCTCGTGGTGCCTGCTACTCTT GCGGCTCTACTGGCCACCAG GCCCGTGACTGCCCTACCAAGGGACCTGCTAAGTG CTACAACTGCGGTG GCGAGGGCCACATGA GCCGCGACTGCTCTGAGCCCATGAAGGACAACAAGTCCTGCTACAAGTGCGGCCAGCCCGGCCACATCTCCCGCGATTGCCCCATGAGCGGTGGCAGCGGACAGGCCACTGAGTGCTACAAG TGTGGTGAGCTCGGTCACATTGCCCGCAACTGCACCAAGGCCTCCTTCGGCAACTCCTACGGTGGCAGCGGTGGCTTCGGCGGTGGTGCCGGCAAGACCTGCTACTCTTGCGGTGGTTACGGCCACATGTCTC GTGAGTGCGTCAACGGCATGAAGTGCTACAACTGTGGCGAGTCTGGTCACTACTCCCGCGACTGCCCCAAGGAGTCTGCTGGTGGCGAGAAGATCTGCTACAAGTGCCAGCAGGCTGGTCACGTCCAGGCTCAGTGCCCCAACAACTAA